The proteins below come from a single Iocasia fonsfrigidae genomic window:
- a CDS encoding sugar ABC transporter substrate-binding protein gives MKKFSSFFMLFLLVFAILFTCVLLDTAKIVAAPKFRVGMTVQDLSNQIWAATAAELKKIIKAEGGEFTVVDSSNNAGKQVNQIENFIASGVDALIIHPVEKNSVEKPLARARENGVKVYCWDENIENADLCWLIDNYKIGKMVGKYAADWINEKLGGKAKLGF, from the coding sequence ATGAAAAAATTTAGTTCATTTTTTATGTTGTTTTTGTTGGTTTTTGCTATTTTATTTACTTGTGTTTTACTTGATACTGCTAAAATCGTTGCTGCACCAAAATTTCGCGTAGGAATGACTGTTCAGGATTTAAGTAACCAGATTTGGGCAGCAACGGCTGCTGAACTTAAAAAAATAATTAAGGCTGAAGGTGGAGAATTTACTGTTGTTGATAGTTCTAACAATGCCGGTAAACAGGTAAATCAGATCGAAAATTTTATAGCCAGTGGTGTTGATGCCTTGATTATTCACCCGGTCGAAAAGAATTCAGTAGAGAAACCTTTAGCCAGGGCAAGAGAAAATGGAGTTAAAGTATATTGCTGGGATGAAAATATAGAAAATGCCGATTTATGCTGGCTAATTGATAATTATAAGATTGGTAAGATGGTTGGTAAATATGCAGCAGACTGGATTAACGAAAAACTTGGCGGAAAAGCCAAGTTGGGATTTTAA
- a CDS encoding sugar ABC transporter substrate-binding protein has protein sequence MLLARGNGIVDGLKENAPGAEIVAESSAINPVEGINKTETFLQAHPDMKVICAIGGGGAVGANEGVKAAGKLSKDFGIFAVDGTDQELEAMVNDEAIRMSVLNTGKPPKMAEVIYGYLEKMMAGEEVPHIVYREMIPVTKENVDKYIQSNN, from the coding sequence ATTTTACTTGCAAGAGGAAATGGTATTGTTGATGGCTTAAAAGAAAATGCACCCGGAGCAGAAATTGTGGCAGAATCAAGTGCTATTAACCCTGTTGAAGGCATTAATAAAACTGAAACATTTTTGCAGGCTCATCCAGATATGAAAGTTATTTGTGCCATCGGTGGTGGTGGGGCAGTTGGAGCAAATGAAGGAGTGAAAGCTGCCGGTAAATTAAGTAAAGATTTTGGTATTTTTGCTGTTGATGGAACTGATCAGGAATTAGAAGCAATGGTTAATGATGAAGCTATCCGAATGTCAGTTTTAAATACCGGTAAACCACCAAAAATGGCAGAAGTAATTTATGGGTATTTAGAAAAAATGATGGCTGGAGAAGAAGTTCCACATATTGTTTATAGGGAAATGATTCCAGTTACTAAGGAAAATGTCGATAAATATATTCAGAGCAATAATTAA
- a CDS encoding sugar ABC transporter ATP-binding protein: MKDNTILQLKNITKKYPGVVALDNVSLDIKEGEVHALVGENGAGKSTLIKTCTGAITPNKGKIIIDGKEFTKMSPKSSEENGISVIYQEFNLVGELSVAENIFLGNAIRTGIVIDEEAMVKKSKEIFDQLNIDINPKSLVKELTVGYQQIVEIAKALSKKARILIMDEPSAPLTKSELKHLFVMIDKLKERGVTIIYISHRLDEVFRLADRVTVLRDGVVIDSLLTSETNVDHLISLMVGRELKETFPRRETEISDEVLLEVNHLTGNGVKDCSFKLCRGEVLGFGGLIGAGRTELAELIFGVKKITAGDMIYKGKKISPKSPQEAISYGIALVPEDRKQQGALLDLDIKGNIVMSILKKISSYFVVNKNKEISISKDYKNKLNIKTPDLGQKVKNLSGGNQQKVILAKWLASKPELIILDEPTRGIDVGAKFEIYKLINDLVSQGKTIILISSEMEELIGMSDRIIVLAEGEITGSLEKSEFSQEKILNYASKIERESDFNEPQ, encoded by the coding sequence ATGAAAGATAATACTATACTCCAATTAAAAAATATTACTAAAAAATATCCGGGTGTTGTAGCACTTGATAATGTTTCACTGGATATCAAAGAAGGTGAGGTTCATGCTTTAGTTGGAGAAAATGGTGCAGGAAAATCAACTTTAATTAAAACCTGTACTGGTGCAATAACACCAAATAAAGGGAAAATAATTATAGATGGCAAAGAATTTACTAAAATGTCTCCTAAAAGTTCTGAAGAAAATGGAATTTCTGTAATCTACCAGGAATTTAATCTTGTTGGAGAATTAAGTGTTGCTGAAAATATCTTCTTAGGGAATGCCATTAGAACTGGTATAGTAATTGATGAAGAAGCGATGGTTAAAAAATCTAAAGAAATTTTTGATCAGCTTAATATTGATATTAATCCTAAATCCCTGGTAAAAGAGTTAACAGTAGGTTATCAACAGATAGTTGAGATTGCTAAGGCCTTATCTAAGAAGGCTAGAATTTTAATTATGGATGAACCATCTGCCCCTCTGACTAAATCAGAGTTGAAACACTTATTTGTTATGATAGATAAACTTAAAGAAAGAGGAGTAACAATAATATATATTTCTCATAGATTAGATGAGGTTTTTCGATTGGCTGATAGAGTTACTGTTCTCCGAGATGGAGTGGTAATAGATAGTCTTTTGACTTCAGAAACAAATGTTGATCATTTGATAAGTTTAATGGTTGGCAGAGAGCTTAAAGAAACCTTTCCCAGGAGAGAGACAGAGATTAGTGATGAAGTGCTATTGGAAGTTAATCATCTAACAGGGAATGGTGTTAAAGACTGTTCTTTCAAGCTTTGTCGAGGAGAGGTTCTTGGCTTTGGCGGTTTAATTGGGGCTGGCCGTACAGAATTGGCAGAATTAATTTTTGGAGTTAAAAAAATAACAGCGGGAGATATGATTTACAAAGGGAAAAAAATCTCTCCTAAATCACCCCAAGAAGCTATTAGTTATGGGATAGCATTAGTACCAGAAGATAGAAAACAGCAGGGGGCACTTTTAGATTTAGACATTAAAGGTAATATTGTAATGTCTATTCTTAAAAAAATCTCATCTTATTTTGTAGTTAATAAGAATAAAGAGATTAGTATTTCTAAGGATTATAAAAATAAGTTGAATATTAAAACACCAGATCTAGGACAAAAGGTTAAGAATTTAAGTGGTGGTAATCAGCAAAAAGTTATTCTGGCGAAATGGCTGGCTTCTAAACCGGAGCTTATTATTTTGGATGAACCTACCAGAGGAATAGATGTTGGGGCAAAATTTGAAATTTACAAATTAATCAATGATTTGGTTTCTCAAGGAAAGACAATTATTTTAATTTCCTCAGAAATGGAAGAATTGATTGGAATGTCAGATAGGATAATAGTTTTAGCTGAGGGAGAAATTACAGGTTCTTTAGAAAAAAGTGAATTTAGCCAGGAAAAAATATTAAATTATGCATCCAAAATTGAAAGAGAGAGTGATTTTAATGAACCTCAATAA
- a CDS encoding ABC transporter permease, whose product MNLNKMRKYGIFVALLVLILFFTLTTNAFLTFGNLINVTRQISMLGITSVGMAFVLLLGGIDLSVGSQISLVNIIAAWFMAKAGLNPVFAILIALTVSTSVGFLNGWIIANIKMPPLIVTLASLTILEGLAYIISGGIPIFGFPKSFSVIGQGYISFIPVPVIIMIIIMLIGAFILNKTYFGRYFYAVGGNEEAAELSGINVKRVKYLVYSLSGLFAGIAGILMLSRTNSGQAIAGKGFELDVLTAVVLGGVSINGGYGKMFHVIAGVLIMGVLSNGLVLMNVSQYYQLVIKGLVLLFAVGFDSYQKYVVKSS is encoded by the coding sequence ATGAACCTCAATAAAATGAGGAAGTATGGAATATTTGTAGCACTACTAGTATTAATATTATTTTTTACTTTAACTACAAATGCATTTTTAACTTTTGGTAATCTAATTAATGTAACAAGACAAATATCTATGCTAGGAATTACTTCAGTGGGGATGGCTTTTGTTTTATTACTAGGTGGTATTGACCTTTCTGTTGGTTCTCAAATTAGTCTGGTTAATATTATTGCAGCCTGGTTTATGGCTAAGGCAGGTTTAAATCCTGTATTTGCAATTTTAATTGCACTGACAGTTAGTACTTCTGTAGGTTTTTTAAATGGTTGGATAATTGCTAATATCAAAATGCCACCTTTAATTGTTACTCTGGCTAGTTTGACTATTCTTGAGGGTTTAGCCTATATTATTTCTGGTGGCATACCAATTTTTGGTTTCCCAAAATCTTTTTCTGTTATTGGCCAGGGCTATATTAGTTTTATACCCGTTCCAGTTATTATTATGATTATAATTATGCTAATTGGTGCTTTTATTTTAAATAAAACCTATTTTGGAAGGTATTTTTATGCAGTTGGTGGTAATGAGGAGGCTGCTGAACTTTCTGGAATAAATGTTAAGAGAGTTAAGTATCTGGTCTATAGTTTGTCAGGTTTATTTGCTGGAATTGCTGGAATTTTGATGTTATCAAGGACTAATTCTGGTCAGGCAATTGCAGGTAAAGGTTTTGAACTGGATGTTTTAACAGCTGTTGTTTTGGGAGGAGTCAGTATTAATGGTGGTTATGGTAAAATGTTTCATGTAATTGCTGGTGTTTTAATAATGGGGGTTTTAAGTAATGGCCTGGTATTAATGAATGTCAGCCAGTATTATCAATTAGTTATTAAAGGACTTGTGTTATTATTTGCTGTAGGCTTTGATAGTTACCAAAAATATGTTGTAAAATCATCATAA
- a CDS encoding NAD(P)-dependent alcohol dehydrogenase, translating to MSDKMKVAVMTGIGGMELTERDIPKPQRDEVLVKLEYVGICGSDLHYYEQGAIGDYVVEPPFVLGHEPGGIVVEVGEDVSDLKPGDKVALEPGKTCGHCEFCKTGRYNLCPEVIFFATPPVDGVFQEYVVYQADFCFKLPENVSTLEGALIEPLAVGFHAALQGEAQIGQTAVVMGAGCIGLVSLMALKAMGLSKVYVVDIMQKRLEKALELGATGVINAKEDEVVEKLQELTAGVGCDLAIETAGTEITTRQAIQITKKGANIVLVGYSKSGEMTLPMSLVLDKELTFKTVFRYRHIYPMAIEAVAEGKIDLKGIVTDVFKLDDVQKAMDYSVQNKADIVKAVIKIAE from the coding sequence ATGAGTGATAAAATGAAAGTAGCAGTTATGACTGGAATTGGAGGAATGGAATTAACAGAAAGGGATATTCCTAAACCCCAAAGAGACGAAGTTCTGGTTAAATTAGAATATGTAGGAATTTGTGGTTCTGACCTGCATTATTATGAACAGGGAGCAATTGGTGATTATGTAGTTGAACCCCCTTTTGTTCTGGGGCATGAACCAGGTGGGATAGTAGTAGAAGTTGGAGAAGATGTAAGCGATTTAAAACCAGGTGATAAGGTAGCTTTAGAGCCTGGAAAAACCTGTGGTCATTGTGAGTTTTGCAAAACTGGCAGATATAATCTGTGTCCAGAGGTAATCTTTTTTGCCACACCACCGGTTGATGGAGTATTTCAGGAGTATGTGGTATATCAGGCAGATTTTTGTTTTAAATTACCTGAAAATGTAAGCACGTTAGAAGGTGCGCTTATTGAGCCGCTGGCCGTAGGTTTTCATGCTGCACTACAGGGGGAAGCACAGATTGGTCAGACTGCTGTTGTTATGGGGGCAGGGTGTATAGGGCTTGTTTCGCTGATGGCTCTAAAGGCAATGGGGCTTTCCAAAGTATATGTTGTTGACATTATGCAGAAACGTTTGGAAAAGGCCTTAGAATTGGGTGCAACAGGTGTAATAAACGCCAAAGAAGATGAGGTAGTAGAAAAGCTACAGGAATTAACTGCTGGTGTAGGGTGTGATCTTGCAATTGAAACAGCAGGAACTGAAATAACTACTAGGCAAGCAATCCAGATAACTAAAAAAGGGGCTAATATTGTACTGGTTGGCTATAGTAAGAGTGGAGAAATGACACTACCAATGAGCTTAGTGTTAGATAAGGAGTTGACTTTTAAGACTGTATTTCGTTATCGTCACATTTATCCCATGGCTATTGAAGCTGTGGCAGAGGGTAAGATAGATTTAAAGGGAATTGTAACAGATGTTTTTAAGCTGGATGATGTGCAGAAAGCAATGGATTATAGTGTTCAAAATAAGGCAGATATTGTTAAAGCTGTTATTAAAATTGCCGAATAA
- a CDS encoding PfkB family carbohydrate kinase, translating into MAVDIMTMGEMLIDFVPLKKGLSSKENEGFLRMPGGAPANVAVGIARLGLSSAFVGKVGRDPFGGLLIETLEDNGVETKAIIQTDEAKTTLAFVTLDETGDRDFTFYRDPGADMLYQWEEVDLELFKTAKIFHHGSISLINQPVRDTTLKMAQMAQDMGIMVSYDPNLRRPLWENEQTAKQWIIAGLKTADLVKLSEEELEFITDEKEINLGAKKIMAHGPKLIFVTLGAKGSYFYDGKNSKIVPGFKVKVQDTTGAGDGFVAGVLFQLIKNNVSDLNLLSESMLENMALFANAVGALTTKEKGAISSLPKLDSVNQLLKSK; encoded by the coding sequence ATGGCAGTAGATATTATGACGATGGGTGAAATGTTAATTGATTTTGTGCCTTTGAAAAAGGGTTTATCTTCAAAAGAAAATGAGGGCTTTTTAAGAATGCCTGGGGGAGCACCGGCTAATGTTGCAGTAGGTATTGCCAGATTAGGTTTGAGTAGTGCATTTGTGGGGAAAGTAGGTAGAGACCCTTTTGGGGGATTATTAATCGAAACGTTAGAGGATAATGGAGTTGAAACTAAGGCTATTATCCAGACTGATGAAGCTAAAACAACTTTAGCCTTTGTAACACTCGATGAGACAGGTGACCGTGATTTTACTTTTTACAGGGATCCAGGTGCAGATATGTTATATCAATGGGAAGAGGTTGACCTTGAATTATTTAAAACAGCTAAGATTTTTCACCATGGGTCAATTAGTTTAATTAATCAACCAGTAAGAGATACAACTTTAAAAATGGCTCAAATGGCTCAAGATATGGGAATAATGGTTTCTTATGATCCGAATTTAAGAAGGCCTTTATGGGAAAATGAGCAGACAGCAAAGCAGTGGATCATAGCAGGCCTTAAAACAGCCGATCTAGTAAAATTATCTGAAGAAGAGTTAGAATTTATAACAGATGAAAAAGAAATCAATTTAGGAGCCAAAAAAATTATGGCGCATGGACCTAAATTAATTTTTGTGACCTTAGGAGCTAAGGGGAGTTATTTTTATGATGGTAAAAACAGTAAAATTGTTCCGGGGTTTAAAGTAAAGGTTCAGGATACAACCGGTGCTGGTGATGGTTTTGTAGCCGGTGTTCTTTTTCAGTTGATCAAAAATAATGTTAGTGATTTAAATCTATTAAGTGAATCTATGTTAGAAAATATGGCACTTTTTGCAAATGCAGTTGGTGCTCTAACAACCAAAGAGAAAGGAGCCATATCTTCTCTACCGAAGTTGGATTCTGTAAATCAATTATTAAAAAGTAAATAA
- a CDS encoding CD3324 family protein gives MKYLNATMVLPDSLVEELQEYIQGAYLYIPSKKDQHKKWGELSGLRIELDERNERIRQDFSKGLSIEDLAEIYSLSVHTIRKIIYSK, from the coding sequence ATGAAATATCTTAATGCAACCATGGTTCTTCCTGATAGCTTGGTCGAGGAATTGCAAGAATATATTCAAGGTGCTTATCTATATATCCCTTCAAAAAAAGACCAGCATAAAAAATGGGGAGAACTTTCAGGGTTACGAATAGAATTAGATGAACGAAATGAAAGAATCCGGCAAGACTTCTCTAAGGGGTTATCTATTGAAGATTTGGCTGAAATTTATTCTCTTTCTGTTCATACTATAAGAAAGATTATATATAGCAAATAA
- a CDS encoding nucleoside hydrolase, with product MNAKRKVIIDCDPGIDDALALMLAVASPELEVLGITIVSGNVSVKEGAENALKVLRLMNRLDIPVYLGENTPLKRAYISAQDTHGMDGLGETNYAAVNEVRPKAGAVKFICETLYQDEKVSIIALGPLTNIAKGLQQDREAFKRLDEFISMGGNYRSHGNCSPVAEYNYWCDPHGAREVYEKLDKRIHMVGLDVTRKIVLTPNILEYMQRLDPHKGEFVKNITGFYYDFHWKHEGLIGCVINDPLAVAYFINRELCSGFEAFTTIETEGISMGQTIVDTMGFWKKKENSYVLTEVDHHEFMKTFLAKVFGADKAEVGSVLEEIMK from the coding sequence ATGAATGCTAAAAGAAAGGTGATTATTGATTGTGACCCGGGAATTGATGATGCTCTGGCCCTTATGTTGGCAGTTGCTTCACCAGAGTTGGAAGTATTAGGGATTACGATTGTATCTGGAAATGTTTCTGTTAAAGAGGGGGCAGAAAATGCACTGAAGGTATTAAGACTGATGAATCGCTTAGACATCCCTGTTTATTTAGGAGAGAATACCCCTCTTAAAAGGGCATATATCAGTGCTCAGGACACCCATGGAATGGATGGTTTAGGTGAAACAAATTATGCTGCTGTAAATGAGGTAAGACCGAAAGCCGGTGCAGTAAAGTTTATTTGTGAGACCCTCTACCAGGATGAAAAGGTATCTATTATTGCCTTAGGACCTTTGACAAATATCGCCAAAGGACTCCAGCAAGATAGGGAGGCTTTTAAAAGACTGGATGAGTTTATAAGTATGGGCGGTAATTATAGGAGTCATGGCAATTGTTCACCAGTTGCAGAATATAATTATTGGTGTGACCCCCATGGGGCCAGAGAGGTCTATGAAAAACTAGACAAAAGGATTCATATGGTTGGTCTGGACGTAACAAGAAAGATTGTGCTGACTCCAAATATATTAGAATATATGCAAAGGCTTGATCCCCATAAAGGTGAGTTTGTAAAAAATATAACTGGCTTTTATTATGACTTTCATTGGAAACATGAAGGGTTAATTGGCTGTGTAATAAATGATCCTTTAGCAGTGGCATATTTTATTAATCGTGAATTGTGTAGTGGTTTTGAGGCCTTTACAACTATTGAAACAGAGGGAATAAGTATGGGGCAGACAATAGTTGATACCATGGGTTTCTGGAAAAAGAAGGAGAATAGTTATGTTTTGACAGAAGTAGATCATCATGAATTTATGAAGACTTTTTTAGCTAAAGTTTTTGGAGCGGATAAAGCGGAAGTTGGATCTGTTTTAGAAGAAATTATGAAGTAA
- a CDS encoding radical SAM protein, producing the protein MDRYSRIINKNCREIVLLKGYPCAWGKCTFCDYTEDNSRDLQEMIEVNSKVLSQVTGEFGVLEVINSGSCFEIPEKTLRLIRSIIKEKDINQLFLESHWIYRHKLQEMRDFMGIPIIFKIGVETFDNEFRQKVLNKQADFKTPQEVREYFDSPCIMVGIRGQSKEMIDDDIRILKEYFELGTINVYTNNTTDVRRDEELVKWFMEKYSYLEEDPSLEVLYLNTDFGVGD; encoded by the coding sequence GTGGACCGCTATAGTAGAATAATTAATAAGAACTGTAGAGAGATTGTCTTGCTTAAGGGATATCCTTGTGCCTGGGGAAAATGCACATTTTGTGATTATACTGAAGATAACTCTAGGGATTTGCAGGAAATGATCGAAGTAAATAGTAAAGTGCTTTCTCAGGTGACAGGGGAGTTTGGGGTATTGGAAGTTATTAATTCTGGAAGCTGTTTTGAAATACCAGAAAAGACCTTAAGGCTGATTCGTAGTATTATAAAAGAAAAGGATATTAACCAATTATTTTTAGAAAGTCATTGGATCTACCGTCATAAACTCCAGGAAATGAGGGATTTTATGGGAATACCCATTATCTTTAAAATCGGTGTAGAGACTTTTGATAATGAATTTCGTCAAAAGGTTTTGAACAAACAGGCAGATTTTAAAACACCCCAGGAAGTTCGAGAGTATTTTGATTCCCCCTGTATCATGGTAGGGATCAGAGGACAGAGTAAGGAAATGATTGATGATGACATACGTATCCTTAAAGAATATTTTGAATTAGGTACAATTAATGTATATACCAATAATACCACTGATGTGAGACGGGATGAAGAATTAGTAAAATGGTTTATGGAAAAATACAGTTATCTAGAAGAAGACCCTTCTCTTGAAGTTTTGTATTTGAATACTGATTTTGGAGTAGGGGACTAA
- a CDS encoding GerAB/ArcD/ProY family transporter, whose product MKEKISTYQVFWLSLAIVLPTLVLIVPRTLAESEKLGWASAVLAGISTGVIQYILLKLSFDFSDKSVIQDCMSLFGSILGRIIILPFVLIILFDTTLILYEIVAFVTVVMPNTSPIIISIALAVLASYATCTGFESLTRISVIAMFIMISGTIIILIITTFNTNLFDFNRLKPVVFDLKTIIRGSIVSADWFRLILTLLLLFTPYLKNKNKALKASILSNLFIQLIIVILFIISIAVFEIDLTKNMDFPFYDLTKLTTTGNEIIIFVIWLIATTIKLAIFYFASVFSVAEWFKINNYKNILIPVSFFLTIISIFSFDTSIPAEIIGIYTSGNLLLLYFPTYIILILFYFILGFNK is encoded by the coding sequence GTGAAAGAAAAGATAAGTACTTATCAAGTCTTCTGGCTGAGCCTGGCAATAGTACTCCCTACTCTTGTTTTAATAGTCCCCAGAACCTTAGCAGAATCAGAAAAATTAGGTTGGGCTTCTGCTGTTTTGGCAGGAATTAGTACAGGAGTTATTCAATATATTCTTTTAAAGTTAAGTTTTGATTTTTCCGACAAAAGTGTTATTCAGGACTGCATGTCTTTATTTGGTTCTATATTAGGAAGAATAATCATTTTACCTTTTGTTTTAATAATTTTATTTGATACTACCTTAATATTATATGAAATTGTCGCCTTTGTTACAGTTGTAATGCCCAATACCTCTCCTATAATAATATCAATTGCTTTAGCAGTATTAGCAAGCTATGCAACTTGTACTGGGTTTGAAAGTTTAACTAGAATAAGTGTAATTGCCATGTTTATAATGATATCTGGTACAATTATTATACTTATTATTACAACTTTTAATACTAACTTATTTGATTTTAATCGTTTAAAACCAGTGGTTTTTGATCTTAAAACAATAATTAGAGGAAGTATAGTTTCAGCTGATTGGTTTAGACTGATTTTAACCCTTTTATTATTATTTACACCTTATTTAAAGAATAAAAATAAAGCCCTTAAAGCAAGCATACTAAGCAATTTATTTATTCAATTAATAATTGTTATTCTATTTATTATTTCTATTGCTGTTTTTGAAATTGATTTAACTAAAAATATGGATTTCCCCTTTTATGACCTGACCAAACTAACCACAACAGGTAATGAAATTATTATTTTTGTGATCTGGTTAATTGCCACCACAATAAAATTAGCAATTTTTTATTTTGCTTCTGTCTTTTCAGTAGCTGAATGGTTTAAAATAAATAATTATAAAAATATACTAATTCCAGTAAGTTTCTTCTTAACAATAATATCAATATTTAGTTTTGATACTTCAATTCCTGCAGAAATTATAGGGATTTATACATCAGGTAACCTATTATTACTTTATTTTCCAACCTATATTATCCTAATTTTATTTTACTTTATCTTGGGATTCAACAAATAA
- a CDS encoding GerAB/ArcD/ProY family transporter — protein sequence MPQISKSQLALLFINIIIPAAHIQVLSVSVKYAKNSAWIAVLAAYLIIAILSLVTIKLIELYPQDSILDFSSKIMGKTIGKLFNIILFFYSFLIASFMLEQFSILVTTMVYRMTPAYILRTGIMILALYLVSLGVEVIFRVSDIIFIIVVLFTIVIGIGLLKEIDFKMLLPIFTVDLKNFIKSTIMPMVFFGQIIIFLFFHNLLEDLSSISKTIQLSLLVGSIFVFLFVLVDLMVFGADLASRMLFPPYMLIRFINIEEVLDRAEVFMLTLWIALSFIETAVYFWISNQAIIKVFNLKYQKLNIIPLAIILLALTTVMWREKGIIGFQQYVQLGYAFSILSVQLFVPVCLYLTALFRTGKGGN from the coding sequence ATGCCTCAAATATCTAAAAGTCAATTGGCACTATTATTTATTAACATAATCATACCAGCTGCTCATATCCAAGTTCTATCTGTAAGTGTTAAGTATGCTAAAAATTCTGCGTGGATTGCTGTATTAGCAGCATATTTAATCATTGCTATTCTTAGTTTAGTAACTATAAAATTAATAGAGTTATATCCTCAGGATAGCATTTTAGATTTTAGTTCTAAAATTATGGGTAAGACGATAGGAAAGCTGTTCAATATTATTTTATTTTTCTATTCTTTTTTAATAGCATCATTTATGTTAGAACAATTTTCAATATTAGTTACAACTATGGTTTATCGGATGACACCAGCTTATATTTTAAGAACTGGTATTATGATTTTAGCATTATATTTGGTCAGTTTGGGAGTAGAGGTAATCTTTAGAGTAAGTGATATCATATTTATAATAGTTGTTTTATTTACAATAGTTATTGGTATAGGTTTGTTAAAGGAAATTGATTTTAAGATGCTATTACCAATATTCACCGTTGATCTTAAGAATTTTATTAAAAGCACAATAATGCCCATGGTTTTTTTCGGCCAGATTATCATATTTTTGTTTTTTCATAATTTGCTTGAAGATTTATCAAGTATAAGTAAAACTATCCAATTAAGTTTGTTAGTAGGCAGTATATTTGTATTTTTATTTGTATTAGTTGATTTAATGGTTTTTGGGGCAGACTTAGCTTCTAGAATGCTTTTTCCTCCTTATATGTTAATTAGATTTATTAATATTGAAGAAGTACTAGATAGAGCAGAGGTTTTTATGTTAACCTTATGGATTGCTTTATCCTTTATTGAGACGGCAGTTTATTTTTGGATTAGTAATCAAGCTATAATTAAGGTGTTTAATTTAAAATATCAAAAGCTAAACATAATACCGTTAGCTATTATTTTACTAGCTCTTACTACTGTAATGTGGAGAGAAAAAGGAATAATTGGTTTTCAGCAGTATGTTCAACTTGGATATGCTTTTAGTATCTTAAGTGTTCAATTATTTGTTCCAGTCTGTCTATATTTAACAGCACTCTTTAGAACTGGAAAAGGAGGTAACTAG